In the Dermochelys coriacea isolate rDerCor1 chromosome 23, rDerCor1.pri.v4, whole genome shotgun sequence genome, gcccgggaaagggacaaagcccagaggagcgggggctggagggggtgtcagttggggctggagggggagtcaatTGGGGACAAGGAGTGAAGTGAAGATCTGgttgtctggctccctgccccccaaaacggacccagctgaggggtcctgttctcttcacctacaagctctgtgttagaccatgttcctgtcgtctaataaaccttctgtgttactggctggctgagagtcacgtctgactgtggagttggggggcaggaccctctgccccccccaagaccccgcctgggtggactggctgtgggacgcgcccggaggggcagaggatgctggatgctccgaggtcaggcccaggaagggggcagccgggtgagctgtgtgtcctgcagaccgGCTGCTCCTGGAGAGGAGACTCCCCGGAGTCCTGCCAGGCTGCGcagggagcagatccagagcatcCCCCGGGGACGCTGTGACAGTGACGGTCTGGACATTTGAATTGAAACCGAAACCTCGGCACACACTGTGAAAGCCTTCGCAGTGCGTGATGAAATCCAGGACTGGCGCGGGACGAGCCGGGCCGCGCGGCGTTAGCCGGCTGTTGGGTTTAGGGCCACGCCCGTGCTCTCACCTCGGCGACGTTGGCCAGCCGGACCCCTTCAAATGATgatgtgtaagcagagtctgagaagcccccctgacagctagtggcgggctggggggagaggcttCAGGACCAGTTGTATTTACATTCACCCCTCATCCACCCAGCAAGCGGAGCTGGGATAGGTTTTGGCTGGGGTGGGGTCACACGTGGCTTGAATGTGGCGGGGGGGGTCCTTATTGCCTGAGGAAAGGGCAGCAGACCTGAACTTTGGGGCCtggcccctctccactgtttaaagacagagctgagcaggctccatggaGAGTCTGGTAAGCGGCCACGGCCCCTGAAATCAGGTCGAAGGGCTCAGACTGGCGGgggggacagtgtttctgtggcagAGACGGCCCAGCCGGCGCGAGCGGCGAGGTTCCCCCACCGAGAGCTCCGCTGAAATCGCGGTGGAACCGCAGGAGACCGACTCGCAGAGGTCACGGTGCCAGTGGACAGCAGAAGGTGACGGCCCAGGGCCGCTGGCCACAGAGCGGTGGAGTGTACGGTGGCACAACCAACAGGTGCCAGAGCAAAccgtgagcagctggaggaacgagcaaggtgccttcttgccccccacctgggaggtgtaCTCACgggaaagcacctctgaactctgagtctccactgaccgaggacaacaccggtgagtggGGTGCGGTGCAGGGAAAAGTGAGGGGCCCGTTAAATGTACATTTGTTGGTTGGACTGTATCTTAATGACTTTGCTCCAGactgctagatttgtgactggggaTGGAAACTTACGGAAAAATGTTTCCTAGAagggcaagatttttaaaagacattattTGCCACGGTTGTTGTCTCACCTCGTTGCTATCTTGAGAGGTCGTCATattggggagtttctgtactaaacatttttattattataattaatttgtGCATAACAATggtcacactgggtcagaccaatggtccctatagcccggtatcctgtctcccgacagtggccacggccaggtgccccagagggaatgaacagaacagggaaccatcaagtgatccatcccctatggCCCAGTCCAAGCATCTGgcaacaggctagggacactcagggcatggtgttgcatccctccccatcctggctaatagccactgatggatctattctccaggaatttatctggttcttttttaatcctgttatagttttggtcttcacagcatcccctggcaaagagttccacgggttgactgtgtgttgtgtgaagaaatacttccttgtgttcttttaaaacctgctgcctgttcatttcatggactgactgctagttcttgtgttgtgtgaaggagtaaataacatttcctgatTCGCTTtcttttatagacctcagtcgtATCCCCCCTGAGGcgtctctttccaagctgaaaattccccgtattttaatctctccttgtgtttcacacccctaatcattttagttgcccgtctctgaaccttttccagttccaatagatcttttttgggatggggtgaccagatctgcacacagtattcaaggtgggcacgtaccatggatttatagagaggcagtatgatattttctgtcttattatctctccctttcttgatgattcccaaccttctgtttgctttgttgacggccgctgcacatggagcggatgttttcagagaaccatccacaatgactccaaggtctctttcttgagtgttaacagctaattcagactccatcattttgtctgtgtagttgagattgttttccagcgtgccttactttgcatttatcaacattgaatttcatctgccattttgttacccagtcacccagtttgtgagatccctttgtaacgctTCACCGTCTGCTTTGGACtgaactatcttgaatagttttgtatcatctgcaaattttgccacctcactgtttaccccttttccagatcatttatgaagatgttgatcAGTAATGACCCCACTACCAACCCCTccaggacaccactatttatctctctccattctgaaaactgaccatttattcccaccctttgtttcccatcttttaatcagttactgatccatgagaggacttccctCCTATACCAGGatggcttacttttcaaaagtccatttaaattaaatacattttttaaaaaaattatattttttagaaATCTAGGCGTGTTATGTGTTCTGGTGTAACTGGCATGATCCTGATGTTAAATTTGCATTATCCTAACAAAACATTGACTTTATTCAGATCTCTTTTATATGTTGCaggtcaaagtgaaaatgaaaagacaaaaaataatgcAACAATTTTTCCACTCAAAGGCCTCAAAAACCAACCAAGGTGAAGAACACACCAAGAACCAAGACTATATCAACATGTCCTCTGAAGGTTCCAGTGGTGTATCCACATCCGTCCAGCCCAAAGCACAAATACAGCTACCTACTGAAGAAACGGTGTCTCCAAAACCTAAAGGCGGTTCCCGATGTTTGTCGGTCAGAGTgttcccatttattgaagttacaaaagatggctactggtgcacctcttgcaaaaaagcTTACGAAGAAGGAAAGCTTCCCAATGCTATAActggtaaaagtggaggagcttggtttgtcaaACTGATCAGCAAAGCCCGTGCTGACAAACTacatgaaaaggcagcaaaacaCCAGGCTTCAGgagtgcatcaacatgcagaaagcttTATACGCCCactttcaaagccaattttagaagtacgtaatgaggctgttaagaatgctggagacacaacacagttcatgcaaacaaacatggctgtggcatcctactttctatttaagcaaaagataccacacactacaaactggaggccagtgttaagtgcattgtcacttgttcaccctggagttgaacactggttccgaacaagaccagcaaatgctcggTGTCTTTCTGCAGGAAACTCAATTGACTGGCTAAACGTAtgcggtgcaacagtgaaagactcaacagctgAAAAAATGAAGAACTCTCTCGCCACATTCAAAatatttgcatacatggctgatgaatgcaccgatgcaaatgggcgtcaagtattaagtcattgtatagattatcttgatgtcaggggtaggccagtagatgcatttctagatgttcaaattatagaagacacatcagctgcgtctgtgacaacccacatcttagaagagttaaatgctcaTCAATTGGACCGcagacagatggctgcttgtgcatttgatggagctgcaaacttctctggaagacatggtggagtacaaactttgctcagagaaacgtgtaaccctaatctctcctatacacactacAGAGGGCATCTACTCCAGCTagcactagtacgagctgcagaatctttaaaagacatttaaaaagctatacatttaatgtcttcattatattctatTTTCAGCaggagtccaaaaagactgaatgtcttggaaaatatagaagatacattgggactgaagttcaaattagtccaacctgggaaaacccgctggctttctcatgagcgatccttggctgttgtcttaaaattactccagccgttattactggctttggaaagtatctaccaagatgggatggatctaaatagtgaggctggtggattacttttgctactacgttcagagaagattattgccattctctctctcgtaagcctactgttgaaaccacttgggtcattaaacaatgccatccaggcatctgctacaacagtggcagatctttgtccagcaatagaagctacatttggatcaatcactGGAAAAGGActagaagaagcaaagacttcagtccagaagttgactaatgaaggcatttatattgaatccttaagtgaagaggacaagaagtgtttgttaaaaaaaaaaaagtacacagcctcgattcttaaaaatctacaacagcgacttctagattctattcaaactctacgtagcttttacagatgcctgtcccATAAAACACCGACAGTCGGGTGGAGTGAGGCACGACCAGCAacggggctgccatgtgctcaggacagaacagagaatttgaacacagggTGGAATAGcatacgacgaatgaatgaagatttgacttcagcttcttctttatcatcactagtggctcgacccgCTCTTTGTGCTACGTTTCCTGGGCTGAGAGAAgcaggaattcatctcttgctcctcccagtcacaacagctgcAGCTGAGCGTTCTTCTTCACCACTACGTAGACTTGTGTGTGccgaaagaagtcgccttctgcctgattgTGTGAATGAACTAACGAGCATATCGGCTGAAGACTGGAAGGACCGggcacacgagaagccaccaaagatgagggcattgcattcaagaagttcatgaacagagttgtgcaaaattctaacaagaaaccaagaaggatgcaGACGTcatgcttcatagaaggcttgagtagccaactttaatttgtgttaaATCTAATGAAATGGTCATGAAACGTTTTTCAgcttttactatggtgccatacagcccccCTTCACCCTCACGGCctcacccctcatcggccctgTAAATTCAAACActccccctaatttcaattcctggagaAACCACTGCATGGAGCCTAAGGTGGGGGTCAGAGCTTTGAGGGGTGTGctgggaatggagggagggactTGGGGAGTGGGGACCCCATggggctcctccctgcccccaaactctgTGCACCCCAGATCTCTCCATCAGAGCCCCCTGCTTCTgtgctccccctgccctgggggtcCCCCTTCTCcatgggctccctgccccccttctccatgggctccctgcccccatcctgggGATCCCTACCCAGCCCCCAATCTGTACCCTCATCCCCATGGGCTGTGGGCCTTTGGGGGGGCTCACCCCCATTGTCTCATTCCTAGATGGTGCACAGACATGCCGGGAGTTCCCTTGCTGTGACCCCCAAGACCCCCAGTCCCTCACTCCTGTCAGGCCGGGGGTCTTCCGATTCTGACCCATGGCGTGGGTACTCAGCCCAGCCCTACCGGTGACCCTCATAccagacctgcagccccctgctaccctaGCCCTGGGCTTCTCCTCAACCCTGCTGATGCCCCGGTTATGAAGTGGAAATTTCCCATAATAGtctgcgtgcctcagtttccccacgtgCTGCGTGGTTAGCTAGCGGTTGGGGAGAAAGAAGGTTATTCACCAGCAACCCAGAGCCCTGGGTGTGACTGAGCCTGGCTGCCCACGTCCAGCCCGGCCTGTTGGCACCCAGCAGCTAACACCCGTGGGTGCCCCTGGGCAGGGAGCCGGCTGGGTGCCACCAGCTGGAGGACAAAGGGCTGGGAGGTGCCAGGGGGGGTTGCTCCATGTGGGGTTGCTATGGGGAGCTGGGGGCACTGGCACTAAGGGGTTGGGGGCGGGTCTCTGGGCTCGGGCCTGGCCCAGCCGGCCTTGGCTGTAATTTCTGTTCCTGGCGCTAACCCAGGACTCTCCGCGCTATGCCCAGCCCCCCAACAACCCCCTGTGCTCCCCCTGCTCGCTGAGTCATTCCCAAGCCCGGAGCTGGGGGGCCTGGCTCCCTCTGGGGGGGGTCTGTCTGCCCCCGGGGCCCATCCCGGGGCACTCACTGCGGGGGGCTCCTGGCCTGACCCGGGGGGGGAGGTGCAGGCTTTGAGGgtgagtcccagggggcaggaaTCTAAGGAGCCCACCCCAGTGAGAGTGACCCCGAGGGGGCGGCTGCGCTGCTGACCCACAGATCCCTGCTGTATCACTCCTAAGCTTCTGCCAGGCCGGGGaggaaacccaggagtcctggcttgcAGTTCCCATGCTCTTAcaactagaccccactcccctcccagagccggggagagaacccaggcgtcctggctctcagccctcctgctgcaaccactagaccctgctcccctcccagagccggggagagaacccaggagtcctggctcccagcccaagcACCACACAGGAATATCGAGCAGTGAAATATTTATTGGCTGGTTGCTTAGGGTGGCCCCACTTTCCCCTGAGCTcgtcccccacaccccatccctgaggttaggggctgaggctggggagggTCTGTTCCCCCAGGATCCCCACAGGACTTGGGGGTCCCTGGCCCCGTCTGTGCCCTCCACCACTGGCAGTCTACAGCCACCGTTCTCGGGGAGCGTCAGGTTAACATCCAGCTCCGGGATATGTCGCAGGCTGGTGCTGGCTGCAGCTGTGTCAACTGCCCCGTACTGCAGAGGGGGAGTCTCCCGGGGGTCCGCAGGCACATGGGGGTGAGTCCACAGCCCATCACTGTCCCCCATGCAGCATGATGACTAGGGCATTCCGGATGCCacgggaggggaaactgaggcaatgagtGACAGAGAAGAGATGTACCCCCAAAGGCACATGGGGAAGTAgttgcagagccagggagagaacccaggagtccaggctcccagcctcactgctgctctaatcactagcccccactcccctgccagtaTCACACTCAGGGCAGGATGTGGAATGGGGTACCAGGGGCAACTCCCCTTGCTTGGCCGGGAGGAGTCACTCTAGGGGGCTGGTAGCGGCAGAATGGGAACAGAAGGGGAGAAGGGTGGGCGGGTCTGCACAGGAGGCCACAAGGTGTGGGGAGGATCCCCAGGTGGGAGAAGGCTGAGCATGTCCACACCAGGGCAGGGGGCCTGGGTGAGGGCCGTGGGTGCTGCTCTTGGGTGTGCACCCGTCACCTTGTGTGTGTGCGGGCTCCTGGTACAGGAAGCTCGGTGGGGGGCCGGGGAGCTAGGGCTGGCTGGCGGCATCGGGGAGGGGCAGACGATCCAgggcccccagctctgcaggggggAATGAGACAGAAActgagaaaggagagaaagacCCCTTGGTTAGCCCCGCTCCCCTCCACCCAGGGCTGGtgtgagaacccaggagtcctggatcccagcccccacctctaaccagtagaccccactcccctcccagagctggagagagaacccagaagtcctggctcctacctcccccccaactctaaccactagaccccactcccttcccagagccagggaacgaacccaggagtcctgattcccagcccccctgACTCTAACAAGTAGATCCCActaccctcccagagccagggcgtgaacacaggagtcctggccccccaccccccaaagtcTGGCCCTGGCACTCACCTGGAAGAcacagggaggagaggaaatcCAGCAAGGTCTGGAAGCTGCGCTCGGCAGCGGGGCGCAAGGGGGCACCTGGAGGAGAGAGGGGCTGGTGATTGGGGTGCAAAGAGGGGCtctgagagggggaggggggcgtggGCCGGGGACTTACCCTCGAACTCCACTTCCAGCTGCACGGGCCCCTCAGTGGCCTCCCGCTTCCCGGATAAGACCCCCTTATCCATCAGTGGGCGGTGGGcgtctgcagagagagagggtgagAGGGAGGGACTGCgggcccggacacctgggttctagcccagctcggggggtctagtggttagagcagggggagctgggagccagactcttgggttctctctcccgctctgggaggggagcggagtctagtggttagagtagggggGGATTTCAGAGCCAGGATACCAcagttctatcccagctctgggaggggagtggggtctagtggttagatctgagggctgggagccaagacgcctgggttctctctgggGGGCGGCACAGCGGGGtggtgggagccaggacgcctcgGATCTCTCTGGGGGGGCATGGCCTGGTAggggggagccaggacgcctgggttctctcagGGGGGGCATGGTGGGGTGGTGGGAGCCTGGCCGCCTGGGTTCTCTCGGGGTAGGGGGGGAGCCTGGCTGCCTGGGTTCTCTCGGGGGGGGGCGCGGCGGGGTACTCACAGCGGCCCAGCAGGTAGCCTGCACTGTTCAGGGTCCAGCCACGTTTGTCTTTGAGCTGCAGAAAAAATCCCCATTAACTGAGTATCTTTGTCCCCCCCGCCCGAGTCTGAGCTCCCCGCACCTGTCTGAGCTCCCCCCGCCTGCGGACTGGGACAGCCCAGGACCCCACCAGAGGCCTGATGGGGACTGTACCATTCAGGGGGCCTCAGGGGCCCAGGTTTCTGCCGCCTCGGGGCAACAGGTGGGGATGGAAGAGACAGGccgggagggggttctgggggggcctAGGGGGGCCTCTCACCATCAGAGGGATCCCAGCGCATTCGCCCAGCAGCGCCCACAGGGCCAAAGagatgcagagcacagcaggggtccccatctgtgaaacagggagagaaaacccaggagtccgggctcccactAGACccctctatccactagacccctcctcctctcccctcccccagctgggatacaacccaggcgtccgggctgcCTCTATCTCCGCCCTCCAAACTCGCTGTTCATCACACACATACCTGGCTTTACCCGCAGCCCAATGCACCAGAGGGTATTTCTGTTCCCCCCGATGAAAaaatccctcccaccccattggCCTAGTcttggacccccccaccccagctctgcctgcgcctctcactccccatccacagccccctgctagcccagccctgggcgcccccttccccagccctgcccgcacccctcactcccaacccacagccccctgctagcccagccctgggttcccccagccctgccagtgcccctcactcctgacctgcatccccctgctagcccagccctggggtcccccccGGAGCCCCTCattcccgacccacagccccctgctagcccagccctgccccccgcagccctgccggtgcccctcactcccgacccgcagccccctgctagcacagccctgggctcccccccagagcccctaaaactcccgacccgcagccctgtCAGCGGCAGGGCTGATTCTGGGAGGCTGCCGGAATCTCACCTCAAATTCTGCCCCGCTCTGGTCGCAGCTGGGGAATCAGGCACCGGATTTATatagggcaggggctgggggagtggggcagatgGGTGCGTCATGCCTGGGGGGTGTAGCTAATTGCCCCCCACGGATTTGGGGGGGtctgtttcatttattttgcCTCTAATTTCTCTTTTCCACTTAGTCAGAAAATATGCCTGAAAATTGGTGTTATTAGCTCTAATTGACTCCTGCAcacaggctgggggaggtggggaccAAGAGTTGGGAACTGGGGAAATTCTAGGGGAAGGGGGAGCTCAAGGGGAAATCAGCGGTGGCAGCCGGAGACCCGGGTTCTATTCCAGGCACTACCTGCATTTATTGATTTTATCTGCAGGGCTGGGCACATCtcgccatgcctcagtttccccactacTGAAATGAGCTTAATAAGCCTGGTCCTGACCTGGGTCCCGggtcccagccccatcccactttaaacactagaccccactgccctcccaaaacgagggagagaacccagcccccccactctaaccactagatcccactcccctcccctccctggagatagaacccacagcccctgggctggagtctaggctcccagcccccccccagggcgtTGGCGGATGGTCCTTTATTCTCATTAGGGAGGTTGGATAAGAGCCTCAGGCCTTGTCCCTGTCAGCACGATTAGAGCATCCGTGTGAATCCTGGCCAAGGGTGGGGGCACCTCCTGAGTGCGTCACCGGGCTCACGAGTGACTTcaggggcacagagacacatggggggggctagcagggggctgcgggttgggagtgaggggcaccggcagggctgggagggggccagggccgggctggcagggggctgcgggttgggagtgaggggcaccggcaggactgtggggggcagggctggcagggggctgggggtcaggagtgggggtactggcagggctgggggggcagggatgtcaggggctgggggtcgggagtgggggcagtggcaggggctgggggtcgggagtggggggcagtggcagggctgggggggcaggactggcagggggtcgggagtgggggcactggcagggctggagggggctgggggctgggggtcgggagtgagggcaccggcagggctgggggggctgggggctgtgggtcgggagtgggggcactggcagggctggggggggctaggggctgtgggtcgggagtgaggggcactggcagggctgggggggggcaggggctgcgggtcgggagtgaggggcaccggcagggctgggggggctgcgggtcgcgagtgggggcaccggcagggatgagggggggctgggggctgcgggtcgggagtgtggggcaccagcagggctggggggggcaggggctgcgggtcgggagtgtggggcaccggcagtgctggggggggctgggggtcaggagtgtggggcaccagcagggctgggggggcaggggctgtgggtcgggagtgaggggcatcggcagggctggcagggggctgggggtcgggagtgaggggcagtggcagggctggggggggcagggctggtagggggctgggggtcgggagtgggggcactggcagggctgggggggcagggctggcagggggctgggggtcgggagtgggggcactggcagggctcgggggcagggctggcaggggctgggggtcgggagtgggggcactggcagggctcgggggcagggctggcagggactgggggtcgggagtgggggggcactggcagggctggggggggcagggctggcagggggctgggggtcgggagtgggggcactggcaggggctgggggtcgggagtggggacagtggcagggctgggggggcagggctggcaggggctgggggtcgggagtggggacAGTGgcaggggggggggcagggctggcagggagctgggggtcgggagtgaggggcagtggcagggctgggggggcagggctggcagggggctgggggtcaggagtgggggcactggcagggctgggggggcagggctggcaggggttgggggtcgggagtgaggggcagtggcagggctgggggggcagggctggcaggggctgggggtcgggagtgggggcactggcagggctgggggggaagggctggcaggggctgggggtcgggagtggggggcagtggcagggctgggggggcagggctggcaggggctgggggtcgggagtggggggcagtggcagggctgggggggcagggctggctggggctgggggtcgggagtgggggcactggcagggctggggggggcagggctggcaggggctgggggtcgggagtggggggcagtggcagggctgggggggcagggctggcaggggctgagggtcctgagtggggggcagtggcagggctgggggggcagggctggcaggggctgggggtcgggagtgggggcactggcagggctgggggggcagggctggcaggggctgggggtcgggagtggggggcagggggcagggctgggggggcagggctggcaggggctgggggtcgggagtggggggcagtggcagggctgggggggcagggctggcaggggctgggggtcgggagtgggggcactggcagggctgggggggcagggctggcaggggctgggggtcgggagtggggggcagtggcagggctgggggggcagggctggcaggggctgggggtcgggagtgggggcactggcagggctgggggggcagggctggcaggggctgggggtcgggagtggggggcactggcagggctgggggggcagggctggcaggggctgggggtcgggagtggggggcagtggcagggctgggggggcagggctggcaggggctgggggtcgggagtggggggcagtggcagggctgggggggcagggctggcaggggctgggggtcgggagtggggggcagtggcagggctgggggggcagggctggcaggggctgggggtcgggagtgggggcactggcagggctgggggggcagggctggcaggggctgggggtcgggagtggggggcagtggcagggctgggggggcagggctggcaggggctgggggtcgggagtgggggcactggcagggctgggggggcagggctggcaggggctgggggtcgggagtggggggcagtggcagggctgggggggcagggctggcaggggctgggggtcgggagtgggggcactggcagggctgggggggcagggctggcagggggtcgggagtggggggcagtggcagggctgtgggggcagggctggcaggggctggggtcgggagtgggggcactggcagggctgggggggcagggctggcaggggctgggggtcgggagtggggggcagtggcagggctggggggggcagggctggcaggggctgggggtcgggagtgggggcactggcaggggctgggggtcgggagtgggggcactggcagggctggcaggggctgggggtcgggagtggggggcactggcagggctggggggcagggctggcaggggctgggggtcgggagtggggggcagtggcagggctgggggggcagggctggcaggggctgggggtcgggagtgggggcactggcagggctgggggggcagggctggcaggggctgggggtcgggagtggggggcagtggcagggctgtgggggcagggctggcaggggctggggtcgggagtgggggcactggcagggctggggggcagggctggcaggggctgggggtcgggagtggggggcagtggcagggctgggggggcagggctggcaggggctgggggtcgggagtgggggcactggcaggggctgggggtcgggagtgggggcactggcagggctggcaggggctgggggtcgggagtggggggcactggcagggctggggggcagggctggcaggggctgggggtcgggagtgggggcactggcagggctgggggggcagggctggcaggggctgggggtcgggagtgggggcactggcagggctgggggggcagggctggcaggggctggggtcgggagtgggggcactggcagggctgggggggcagggctggcaggggctgggggtcgggagtgggggcactgg is a window encoding:
- the LOC119847082 gene encoding galanin peptides-like codes for the protein MGTPAVLCISLALWALLGECAGIPLMLKDKRGWTLNSAGYLLGRYAHRPLMDKGVLSGKREATEGPVQLEVEFEGAPLRPAAERSFQTLLDFLSSLCLPGECQGQTLGELGALDRLPLPDAASQP